The Ciceribacter thiooxidans genome window below encodes:
- a CDS encoding carbohydrate ABC transporter permease, whose amino-acid sequence METVHQTPASENFVGRPGHRRGINYKRRSEFFSWMHRGVILLGSLTILFIVLAPVGWLVSSSMQTEAEIVSVPPHWIPDQPTLKNFRAIFSAGDEEVTYETRSTQDPSSGNYIPSTARNLLPAMRNSFVVATLVVILNLLVGVPAAYAMAKIRFLGRSGSVYFILTTRVIPDIALVVPFFLVIKNLGLLDNIMSLVITYLAITVPFTVFILIQYFEGLPDELDKAARVDGCSRFQTLTKVYLPLALPSLVAVILFAFLTSWNEFLLALMFTQTAQSQTLPIVLASFTSDFTISFSFINAAGLLAIVPPVIVAIIFERYIVSGLTAGAVKG is encoded by the coding sequence ATGGAAACGGTTCACCAGACCCCTGCCAGCGAGAATTTCGTCGGAAGACCGGGCCACAGGCGTGGCATCAACTACAAGCGGCGCAGTGAGTTCTTCAGCTGGATGCATCGCGGCGTCATCTTGCTCGGCTCACTGACGATATTGTTCATCGTTCTGGCGCCCGTCGGCTGGCTCGTGTCCTCTTCGATGCAGACCGAGGCCGAAATCGTTTCGGTGCCGCCGCATTGGATACCCGACCAGCCGACGCTGAAGAATTTTCGGGCGATCTTCTCGGCTGGAGACGAGGAAGTCACCTATGAGACTCGCAGCACGCAGGACCCGTCCTCCGGCAACTATATTCCCTCAACTGCGCGCAACCTCTTGCCGGCCATGCGAAACAGCTTTGTGGTGGCGACGCTGGTGGTCATCCTGAATCTGCTGGTCGGGGTACCTGCGGCGTATGCGATGGCGAAGATCCGATTCCTCGGACGATCGGGGTCGGTCTATTTCATTCTGACGACGCGAGTCATTCCCGATATCGCGCTGGTCGTGCCGTTCTTCTTGGTCATCAAGAATCTCGGCCTACTCGACAACATCATGTCGCTGGTCATTACCTATCTAGCGATCACCGTTCCGTTTACGGTGTTCATCCTGATCCAGTACTTTGAAGGGCTTCCGGATGAACTGGACAAGGCGGCGCGCGTGGATGGTTGTTCGCGCTTCCAGACCCTGACAAAGGTCTACCTGCCGCTTGCTCTTCCCTCTCTGGTCGCGGTGATCCTGTTCGCCTTCCTGACCAGCTGGAACGAGTTCCTCCTGGCGTTGATGTTCACCCAGACGGCGCAGTCCCAGACGCTGCCGATCGTCCTCGCATCGTTCACATCCGACTTCACCATCAGCTTCTCGTTCATCAACGCGGCGGGTCTTCTCGCTATCGTGCCGCCGGTGATCGTCGCCATCATATTCGAACGCTACATCGTGTCTGGTCTGACGGCCGGTGCGGTGAAGGGTTAA
- a CDS encoding ABC transporter ATP-binding protein encodes MARILFENASKRYPNGFVALENLNLEIKDKEFVVLLGPSGCGKSTTLNMIAGLEEVSEGNLFFDDETVNFTPPHHRDVAMVFQSYALYPHKTVYENIAFGLVMRKHPKDDIDRRVRDAAQRLEITHLLDRRPSQLSGGQRQRVALGRAMVRKPAVFLMDEPLSNLDAALRISMRAEIKELHRSMQTTFVYVTHDQAEALTLADRIVVMRNGLVQQIGTPDEIYEHPANTFVASFLGSPPINYLDGELVVEGDKVTFVRGETRLDFAPERGKKLLGQSGRKVKLGIRAEDVDERSEPSSGEVIAGAVTSVLPVGSDQFLGLQVEGEELFFRINKDLRHNYGDKIKLSANTGRLHVFDADTEASLIG; translated from the coding sequence GTGGCCCGTATCCTTTTTGAAAATGCATCGAAGCGCTACCCGAACGGGTTTGTCGCGCTCGAAAATCTCAATCTCGAGATCAAGGACAAGGAATTCGTCGTTCTGCTCGGACCTTCGGGTTGCGGCAAGTCGACGACGCTCAACATGATTGCCGGCCTTGAGGAGGTCTCCGAAGGGAACCTCTTTTTCGACGACGAGACCGTGAATTTCACGCCGCCGCATCACCGCGACGTGGCCATGGTGTTCCAGAGCTATGCGCTCTATCCGCATAAGACGGTCTACGAGAACATCGCTTTCGGCCTGGTGATGCGCAAGCACCCCAAGGACGACATCGACCGCCGGGTGCGTGACGCGGCGCAGCGGCTGGAGATCACCCATCTGCTCGACCGGCGACCGAGCCAGCTCTCCGGCGGGCAGCGGCAGCGCGTCGCGCTTGGACGCGCGATGGTGCGCAAGCCGGCAGTGTTCCTCATGGATGAACCGCTGTCGAATCTGGACGCGGCGCTGCGTATTTCCATGCGAGCCGAGATCAAGGAACTGCATCGCAGCATGCAGACCACATTCGTCTACGTGACTCACGATCAGGCCGAGGCGCTGACGCTTGCAGACCGTATCGTGGTGATGCGGAACGGACTTGTACAGCAGATCGGTACGCCCGACGAAATCTACGAGCATCCCGCAAATACCTTCGTCGCCTCATTCCTGGGCAGCCCACCGATCAACTATCTCGACGGTGAGCTGGTCGTCGAGGGGGACAAGGTGACCTTCGTGCGCGGGGAGACGAGGCTCGATTTCGCGCCGGAGCGTGGCAAGAAGCTTCTCGGGCAAAGTGGACGCAAGGTGAAGCTCGGCATTCGCGCGGAAGATGTCGATGAGCGGTCGGAGCCATCCAGCGGAGAGGTGATTGCCGGAGCCGTGACGTCGGTGCTTCCGGTCGGGTCCGACCAGTTCCTGGGCCTCCAGGTGGAGGGTGAGGAGCTGTTCTTCCGCATCAACAAGGATCTGCGTCACAATTATGGAGACAAGATCAAGCTGTCGGCGAATACCGGCAGGTTGCATGTCTTTGACGCGGACACCGAAGCAAGCCTGATCGGGTAG
- a CDS encoding FAD binding domain-containing protein, translated as MKPASFEYHRPQTLEAALRLLAHYGDKAKPIAGGQSLGPMLNMRLARPEHLIDLNDLVELDFIRVSNGALEIGAMTRHQRVATAPEVRRAHPLLAAAASTIGHYAIRQRGTLGGSLVHADPAAQMPLIAVLGGARIVVCGLDGQREIDAVDFFRSVMTVDVRHGEMVTSVRFPHLSANSGWAFELFSRRRGDFAIVAAAVTLLLTRDQRLASLEMAFGGVGSVPVRLDVSAVAEAGAMPTEKWVAGVSAFAAQSISLEDSAPIPAVFRREVAASLMEKALAAALARARGETV; from the coding sequence ATGAAACCGGCGTCGTTCGAATATCATCGACCGCAGACTTTGGAGGCGGCGCTTCGCCTGCTCGCGCATTATGGCGACAAGGCCAAGCCGATCGCGGGAGGGCAGAGCCTCGGCCCGATGCTGAATATGCGGCTCGCCCGGCCAGAGCACCTGATCGACCTGAATGACCTCGTTGAACTTGATTTCATTCGCGTCTCGAACGGTGCGTTGGAAATAGGTGCCATGACCCGGCATCAGCGGGTGGCGACAGCGCCCGAGGTCCGTCGGGCACATCCCTTGCTTGCGGCGGCGGCTTCGACGATCGGACACTATGCGATCCGCCAGCGCGGCACGTTGGGAGGTAGCCTGGTTCACGCGGATCCCGCTGCACAAATGCCGCTCATTGCCGTTCTTGGCGGGGCGAGGATTGTAGTGTGTGGGCTTGACGGACAGCGCGAGATCGATGCAGTCGATTTCTTCCGCTCCGTGATGACGGTCGACGTTCGCCACGGCGAGATGGTGACCTCGGTCCGGTTTCCCCATTTGTCGGCGAATTCTGGTTGGGCCTTTGAGCTTTTCAGCCGACGGCGTGGCGATTTTGCCATCGTCGCGGCTGCGGTGACGCTGCTGCTGACCAGGGACCAAAGATTGGCATCCCTGGAAATGGCGTTCGGCGGCGTCGGTTCCGTACCCGTGCGGCTTGATGTGTCGGCGGTGGCAGAAGCCGGAGCAATGCCAACCGAAAAATGGGTCGCGGGTGTTTCCGCATTCGCTGCACAATCCATCTCGCTCGAGGACAGTGCGCCGATCCCGGCGGTTTTCCGCCGTGAAGTGGCAGCATCGCTCATGGAAAAGGCGTTGGCGGCGGCCCTAGCGCGTGCGCGCGGAGAGACGGTATGA
- a CDS encoding (2Fe-2S)-binding protein, with the protein MSDARLISLIVNGETRETMVEPRKLLVDVLREDFGLTGTHVGCEHGVCGACTVLIDDQPARACLTYAVQMEGHEIATIESVGGIGLSPLQEAMHEEHGLQCGFCTPGIIMTFEAFLRDTPDPTEEEVRDVLSGNLCRCTGYQNIVAAVMKAAAVMREVRS; encoded by the coding sequence ATGAGCGACGCCAGATTGATATCTCTCATCGTAAACGGCGAGACTCGCGAGACAATGGTTGAACCGCGCAAGCTGCTTGTCGACGTTCTGCGCGAGGACTTCGGGCTGACAGGAACGCATGTCGGTTGCGAGCATGGGGTCTGCGGCGCCTGCACGGTCCTCATCGACGACCAGCCGGCGCGGGCGTGCCTCACTTATGCCGTCCAGATGGAAGGGCATGAGATCGCGACGATCGAGTCGGTGGGTGGAATTGGCCTGAGCCCGCTTCAGGAGGCCATGCATGAGGAACACGGGCTGCAATGTGGCTTCTGCACACCCGGTATCATTATGACCTTCGAGGCTTTTCTGCGTGATACGCCGGATCCGACAGAAGAGGAGGTGCGCGATGTTCTTTCGGGCAATCTCTGCCGCTGTACGGGCTACCAGAACATCGTTGCCGCGGTCATGAAGGCAGCGGCGGTTATGCGGGAGGTGCGGTCGTGA
- a CDS encoding NAD(P)-dependent oxidoreductase — MNVTNGRKKVGFIGLGIMGRSMAGHILDGGHELHVYNRTRSKADELVARGAIWHDTAGDVAAACDVVITIVGYPKDVEETYLGAGGVVDRAKAGMILIDMTTSSPTLAGEIAAKAAEKGVSVLDAPVSGGDIGARAAKLSIMVGGTEEAFAAALPLFQLMGENIVHQGGPGAGQHAKMCNQIAIAATMLAVSESLAYAKASGLDAKRVLSSIGTGAASSFLLNNLGPKMLNDDYAPGFYVHHFIKDMSIAIDEAERMKLDLPALALARQLYEKLAAGGFGEEGTQAIFRVYGN, encoded by the coding sequence ATGAACGTTACGAACGGCAGGAAAAAGGTCGGCTTCATCGGGCTGGGGATCATGGGGCGCAGCATGGCCGGCCATATCCTCGACGGTGGCCATGAATTGCATGTCTACAACCGGACCCGCAGCAAGGCGGACGAACTGGTCGCCAGGGGTGCCATCTGGCACGACACGGCGGGAGACGTTGCCGCCGCGTGCGACGTTGTGATCACGATCGTAGGTTATCCGAAGGACGTCGAGGAAACCTATCTCGGCGCGGGCGGCGTCGTGGACCGGGCAAAGGCCGGGATGATCCTCATAGACATGACGACATCGAGCCCGACCCTTGCGGGCGAGATCGCGGCCAAGGCAGCGGAAAAAGGAGTATCCGTGCTCGATGCGCCGGTTTCCGGCGGCGATATCGGTGCAAGGGCGGCCAAGCTTTCGATCATGGTCGGCGGCACCGAAGAAGCCTTCGCAGCGGCGCTCCCGCTGTTCCAACTCATGGGCGAGAACATTGTCCACCAGGGCGGTCCAGGCGCCGGGCAGCACGCCAAGATGTGCAACCAGATCGCCATTGCCGCGACCATGCTCGCTGTCAGTGAAAGCCTTGCCTACGCCAAGGCCTCCGGGCTCGACGCGAAACGGGTCCTGTCGTCAATCGGCACCGGTGCGGCGTCGAGCTTTCTGCTCAACAATCTCGGCCCGAAGATGCTCAACGATGACTATGCGCCCGGCTTCTATGTCCACCACTTCATCAAGGACATGTCGATCGCGATCGACGAAGCCGAGCGCATGAAGCTCGATCTGCCGGCGCTGGCGCTAGCGAGGCAGCTCTATGAAAAGCTGGCGGCAGGCGGATTTGGCGAAGAAGGAACCCAGGCGATCTTCAGGGTCTACGGAAACTAG
- a CDS encoding CoxG family protein — translation MEFVGEHVIPAAIDKVWSGLNDPETLRRSIPGCTEMLQTGDSEFTASVVVRVGPVSATFKGKVELGDLDPPHGYTLSGRGQGGPAGFAKGSARIRLTPEGEGTRLAYVADVDIGGKLASVGGRLIQSVAKKNADDFFSAFSSVVTGGNGLSERRQRGAGALGAAAPGGTHAGGGHIALIDRVAWLLVGTALGVAGTLFFGA, via the coding sequence ATGGAATTTGTTGGCGAACACGTGATCCCAGCGGCCATCGACAAGGTCTGGTCGGGGCTCAACGATCCGGAGACCCTCAGGCGCAGCATTCCCGGCTGCACTGAAATGCTGCAGACGGGCGACAGCGAATTTACGGCCTCCGTGGTCGTGAGGGTAGGCCCGGTTTCTGCCACCTTCAAGGGCAAGGTGGAATTGGGCGATCTCGATCCACCGCACGGCTATACTTTGTCGGGGCGGGGGCAGGGCGGCCCGGCGGGTTTTGCCAAGGGTTCGGCCAGGATCCGCCTGACGCCGGAAGGCGAGGGCACGCGGCTGGCCTATGTCGCCGATGTCGATATCGGCGGCAAGCTCGCGAGTGTCGGCGGACGGCTGATCCAGAGCGTTGCCAAGAAGAATGCCGATGATTTCTTTTCGGCCTTTTCCAGCGTCGTCACCGGGGGGAACGGTTTGTCGGAGAGGCGGCAGCGGGGTGCGGGTGCGCTTGGCGCCGCTGCGCCAGGTGGAACACATGCTGGTGGCGGGCACATTGCGCTGATCGACCGGGTCGCCTGGCTGCTCGTCGGAACGGCGCTGGGAGTGGCTGGCACATTGTTTTTTGGAGCATAG